Part of the Kitasatospora sp. NBC_00374 genome is shown below.
CGCCCCGCCCGGGCCGGTGTTCGATTGTGGCGGGCATATGCCAGACGAATAGTGATCGTTTGGTCATTGTCCGTGCGCGCCCGCATGCGTTCCGCAATGATGGGCGCATGGCAGGATGGGGCGAAGCGGACCAGGCATCATATTCCTTGGCCGCACTGGCCGATGACGGCCTTTCGGTGTGCGGTGTGCCGGCACTGTCGGAGCTGGAACGGCGGACCTCCCCGGAGCTGCAGGAGACCGCGTTCCAGCAGCTCAGGGGCCGGGCCCCGGACGAGGAGGCCCGGCTCCCGTCCCGCCCGCAGTCGGCCGGCATCGCCCGCCGGGTGGTCCTCGCGGTCCTGTCCGACTGGGGCCTCCATCAGCAGTTGGCGGCGGGCGAGTTGCTCACCGGCGAGCTGGTCGCGAACGCCGTTCGGCATGCCGGGGGTCGCACGATCGGGTTACGTATGGTGCGCAGACCCGGCTGCGTCCGGGTCGAGGTGCGGGACTCCTCGCGGGCGCTGCCCTGTCTGATCCTCTCCACCGAACCGCTGCACGAGAGCGGCCACGGCCTGCGGGTGGTCGCGGAGGTCTCCGACCGCTGGGGGGCGGACCTGCTGCCACGTGGCAAGGCGGTCTGGTTCGAACTCAAGGTGCGCGAACGCGTGGCGGGCTGAGCCGGGACGCCCGGAAAACCAGTGCGGGGCCCCCCGTCCACGGTGTACGTGGTCTGGGGGCCCCTGCAGGTCACCGCGCAGGCCAATGGGGGTGCATGCTGCGCAGTGGTGACGGCCGGACCGGGTCGTGGAGGCCGTGGATCGCGTCGGCGCGCGGGGCGCCGGACTTGTTCGACTATCGCACGGTCTCAGCATGTGAGCAAATTGGATTGGAAGGCATGTAACCCAGTTCACCTTAGGTGTGCGAATGGATTGGCGTGCCGGCCTGTGATTATTCAGCGAATCGCCACTTTGAGGTCATGGGCGCCCCCGGCCGGAGCGTTCCGCGCGAGGAATTCCTGCCACCAGGCGTCGGAGCGCGGCGTACGGGAGAAGTACGTGCGTTGCACGCAATGGGCACCGCCCGGACCGGCGTTCGCCCGGACGTGGCGCAGATGACCCGCCTCGGAGAGGCTTCGCAGCGCGGACCGCACGGCCTGCTGCCCGTAGTGCGGCTGCTCCCGGGCGAGCGTCCTGGTGTCGATCGCCGCGCCCTCGGGCAGCCGGTCGATGAACGCCGCCAGGTACGCCTCTCGGGCGGGCAGATGTGCGAAGTCCGCTGCGCCGTGCGGGTGTTCGGTGGGTGCGGAGCGCTTTCCGAAGCCGGGTTTGGCCATCGGAGGCGCGTACGGGGGCGGGGCGGCGCCAAAGTCTTGGGAAGCCACAGGATCGCCTTGCACGGTCGGGGTGGTCGGACCCCCGTCCGGTGTTGCGAGCGCCGGCGGGGGTTGTTCTGTTGCTGCGCACGCTACACGGCCGTGGCGGATGGTAGCGAGAGGGTGACGATTAGTCATACCTGATGGTCACGGGGGCACTTGGGTGAGAACCCACCCGTTCCGACCCGAGATCGCTCGGCGTCGGGAGGTCGAACCCGGGGCTACGGCAGCGGCTGCCGCGCCGCGAACGCCACGAACTCCGCCCACCGGCCCGGCGGGAACCCGAGCGTCGGGCCGGCCTTGTCCTTCGAGTCCCGGACATGCACGGTGCCGGGGGAGGGGGCGACCTCGACGCAGGCGCCGCCCTCGGTGCCGCTGTGGCTGGACTTGAACCACGTCAGTTCGGTACTCATAGCTCCTCCGCCAACCTGCAGATGAACCGCGCCGACTCCTCGGGATTCAGAGCCTGTCGAACGATCATTGCATGGCGCTGGGTCAGTGTGCTCACCCTCTCCGCGTCGGAGTAGAGCATGCCCATCGCCTGTCCCTCCTCGTAGGCGAGCCGCTCATGCTCGGCCGTCTCCAACAGGACGAAGGGTCCGTTGACGCCAGGATGCACGCCCACCGACGGCACCACCTGGACGGTGACGTGCCGTGGTTCGCCCGCCGCGAGGAGATGCTGCAACTGCAGCTTGTGAGCACCCTTGCTGCACACCGGGCGGCGTAGGACGGCCTCCTCGATCACGAAGGTGAACGACTTGGTCTGCTTGTGCAGCACCGCCTGGCGGGCCAGCCGGGCGCGGACCCGCTCCTCGACCGTGTCGTCGTCCAGCGGCGGCCAGTGCGCGCTGAGCAGTGCCCGTGCGGTGTCCTCGGTCTGGAGGAGTCCTGGAATCAGCTGGTTCTCGTACCAGTTGAGTACCCGGGCCTCAGCCTCGTACCGCATGAAGTCCCGCGAGAACGACGGGAACCGCTCCGGCGCAAGGTACTCCGTGGCCGCGACCAACTTGCCCCGTGCGCCGCAGAGTTCGTCCGCCACCTCCAGCAGGCGCAGGCTGGGTCTGCGCCGCCCCTGCTCCATCGATTTCACGCTCTCCGGTTCGTAGTTGGCCGCCCTGCCCAACTCCTCCCGGGTGACGCCCGCCTGGGTGCGCCAGAGCTTGATCTGGTTGCCGCAGTAGCGCCACGCCATCGGCGGCTGGGCGGTCTCGCTCGTCACCGGGTGCCGTCCCCTCTCCAGGTACGCGCCGGGTACGACCACGTTCTGTACCCGTGGCGTCACTCCTGAGAGTAGGGCCCGACCGGCACCTTGGGAGCGTCGATCGGCGCAAACCGCGCCCGTGAGTGAACCCGTCCCCGAGGACAGCCATGACCGCACACACCGCCGTTCCCGCCGAGTGGCTGCTGCCGCTGCGCGCCCGCAGTGCGGGCCGCGCCCGCGCGCTGCTGCGCGACCAGGCCCACGCGTGGGGCCTGCCGGAGGACACGACGGAGACCGCCCTGCTCCTGCTCAGCGAACTGGTCACCAACGCCTGCCGGCACGCCAGGGTCCCGTCGGGCCGACGCGTCGGCATCCGCTGCATCCTGCGGGACGGCACCCTGCGCGTCGAGGTCTCCGACCCGGGCGACGGCGTCCCCCGCCCCCGCCGGGCCGGCCCCGACGACGAGTCCGGCCGGGGCCTCGTGCTCGTCGCCGCGCTCGCCACCGGCTGGGGCACCCACCCCCGCCCGTCCGGCCCGGGCAAGACCGTCTGGTTCGAACTCGGTCGTTGTGAAGCGCCTTCGGCCGGGTCACCGGGACGACGGTGAGGAGTGGTTCCAGCCCCGCGAAGTGGCCACCGGCGTCCGGGCTCGCGGCCGGCAACCGATCCCGACGACCACCCCGGGGGTTTCCGGGCCGGAGTCCCCGGCCCGCGCGGTGCGGGCCGGGACATTCAGCGGTGGTGCCGACTCAGCACTCGATGACGTTGACCGCGAGGCCGCCGCGCGAGGTCTCCTTGTACTTGATCTTCATGTCGGCGCCGGTCTCCTTCATGGTCTTGATCGCCTTGTCGAGCGACACGTGGTGCCGCCCGTCGCCGCGCAGGGCCATCCGGGCCGCGGTGACGGCCTTGACGGACGCCATGCCGTTGCGCTCGATGCAGGGGATCTGGACCAGACCGCCGACCGGGTCGCAGGTGAGGCCCAGGTTGTGCTCGATCCCGATCTCGGCCGCGTTCTCGACCTGCTCGGGGCTGCCGCCGAGCACCTCGGCGAGACCGCCGGCGGCCATCGAGCAGGCGGAGCCGACCTCGCCCTGGCAGCCGACCTCGGCGCCGGAGATGGAGGCGTTCTCCTTGAAGAGCATGCCGATCGCGCCGGCGGCGAGCAGGAAGCGGACGATGCCGTCG
Proteins encoded:
- a CDS encoding ATP-binding protein, with amino-acid sequence MTAHTAVPAEWLLPLRARSAGRARALLRDQAHAWGLPEDTTETALLLLSELVTNACRHARVPSGRRVGIRCILRDGTLRVEVSDPGDGVPRPRRAGPDDESGRGLVLVAALATGWGTHPRPSGPGKTVWFELGRCEAPSAGSPGRR
- a CDS encoding DUF397 domain-containing protein, which codes for MSTELTWFKSSHSGTEGGACVEVAPSPGTVHVRDSKDKAGPTLGFPPGRWAEFVAFAARQPLP
- a CDS encoding ATP-binding protein, whose translation is MPALSELERRTSPELQETAFQQLRGRAPDEEARLPSRPQSAGIARRVVLAVLSDWGLHQQLAAGELLTGELVANAVRHAGGRTIGLRMVRRPGCVRVEVRDSSRALPCLILSTEPLHESGHGLRVVAEVSDRWGADLLPRGKAVWFELKVRERVAG
- a CDS encoding Scr1 family TA system antitoxin-like transcriptional regulator; translated protein: MAWRYCGNQIKLWRTQAGVTREELGRAANYEPESVKSMEQGRRRPSLRLLEVADELCGARGKLVAATEYLAPERFPSFSRDFMRYEAEARVLNWYENQLIPGLLQTEDTARALLSAHWPPLDDDTVEERVRARLARQAVLHKQTKSFTFVIEEAVLRRPVCSKGAHKLQLQHLLAAGEPRHVTVQVVPSVGVHPGVNGPFVLLETAEHERLAYEEGQAMGMLYSDAERVSTLTQRHAMIVRQALNPEESARFICRLAEEL